A stretch of Castanea sativa cultivar Marrone di Chiusa Pesio chromosome 2, ASM4071231v1 DNA encodes these proteins:
- the LOC142626363 gene encoding subtilisin-like serine-protease S — translation MASSFRIRIRIRIILLFFYLFLSQVTLSFSAKVYVVYMGSKTGEEDPAETVTQHHHQILAAVHAGNMEQAQASHVYSYTHGFTGFAARLTQHQASQISKMPGVVSVFPNVKRRLHTTHSWDFMGLVGEETMEIPGFSTKNQVNVIVGFIDTGIWPESPSFSDADMPPVPARWKGQCQSGEAFNASSCNRKLIGARYYFSGYEAEEEEAVNTVSFRSPRDSSGHGSHTSSTAAGRYVKNMNYKGLAAGGARGGAPMARIAVYKTCWDSGCYDVDLLAAFDDAIRDGVHILSVSLGPDAPQGDYFNDAISVGSFHAATHGILVVASVGNEGNQGSATNLAPWMITVAASSTDRDFSSDIVLGDGTNFTGESLSLFKMKASARIISASEAFAGYFTPYQSSYCLESSLNRTKARGKVLVCRHVESSMESKLEKSVVVKEAGGVGMILVDEADKDVAIPFQIPAAIVGRGTGDQILAYVNRTRKPVSRIFPAKTILGSQPAPRVAAFSSKGPNALTPEILKPDVTAPGLNILAAWSPAVGKLQFNILSGTSMSCPHVTGIATLIKAVHPSWSPSAIKSAIMTTATTLDKHHKPIIVDSEGRRGNAFDYGSGFVNPTRVLDPGLVYDAHPRDYISFLCSIGYDKKSLHLITRDNSTCHETLFRTPSALNYPSITVPNLNDNFSVTRTVTNVGKPKSIYKAVVSSPIGINVTVVPNRLIFNHFGQKIKFSVNFKVAAAAAAKSKGYAFGSLSWRNKKSQVTSPLVVRVAPSNMGLMR, via the exons TTTTCTGCCAAG GTTTATGTAGTATATATGGGAAGCAAAACTGGTGAAGAAGACCCAGCGGAGACTGTTACCCAACACCACCATCAAATACTTGCTGCTGTTCACGCTGGAAA CATGGAGCAAGCTCAGGCATCTCATGTTTACAGCTACACACATGGTTTCACTGGCTTTGCCGCCAGGTTGACCCAACACCAAGCTTCCCAGATTTCTA AGATGCCGGGAGTGGTTTCGGTGTTTCCTAACGTGAAAAGAAGACTACACACCACGCATTCGTGGGATTTCATGGGTCTTGTGGGCGAGGAAACCATGGAGATTCCTGGGTTTTCTACCAAGAACCAGGTCAATGTCATTGTTGGTTTCATTGATACCG GAATTTGGCCTGAATCCCCAAGTTTTAGTGATGCCGACATGCCTCCAGTGCCTGCTAGATGGAAGGGGCAATGCCAATCAGGGGAAGCATTCAATGCTTCATCTTGCAACAG gaaaCTAATTGGAGCAAGATACTATTTTAGTGGCTAcgaagcagaagaagaagaagcagtaAACACAGTGTCATTCAGATCTCCCAGGGACAGCTCTGGCCATGGCAGCCACACAAGCTCAACAGCTGCTGGTCGCTATGTGAAAAACATGAATTATAAGGGGCTGGCAGCTGGAGGAGCTAGAGGAGGTGCACCAATGGCCAGGATTGCAGTATATAAGACATGTTGGGACTCAGGTTGCTATGATGTTGACTTACTAGCTGCCTTTGATGATGCAATTAGAGATGGGGTTCACATCTTGTCTGTGTCTTTGGGTCCTGATGCTCCCCAGGGAGACTATTTCAATGATGCCATCTCTGTGGGGTCATTTCATGCTGCCACCCATGGGATTTTGGTAGTTGCTTCAGTTGGAAATGAAGGAAACCAAGGTTCTGCAACAAATCTTGCTCCGTGGATGATAACTGTTGCTGCTAGTTCAACAGATAGGGATTTCTCTTCTGATATCGTGTTAGGAGATGGTACCAATTTCACG GGTGAAAGTCTCAGTCTCTTTAAAATGAAGGCCTCCGCGAGGATCATTTCTGCCTCTGAAGCCTTTGCAGGATATTTCACTCCTTATCAATCCAG TTACTGCTTGGAGAGTTCCTTAAATAGAACAAAGGCCAGAGGGAAGGTTCTAGTCTGTCGACATGTAGAGAGTTCAATGGAGTCAAAGCTGGAAAAGAGTGTTGTGGTGAAAGAAGCTGGTGGAGTTGGGATGATACTTGTTGATGAGGCAGATAAGGATGTTGCCATCCCCTTTCAGATCCCTGCAGCTATTGTTGGGAGGGGAACAGGAGATCAGATTCTTGCCTATGTTAATCGCACACg CAAACCAGTGTCTAGGATTTTCCCTGCGAAGACTATATTGGGGTCTCAACCTGCACCTCGTGTTGCAGCATTTTCTTCAAAAGGTCCCAATGCCTTGACCCCAGAAATTTTGAAG CCTGATGTCACAGCTCCTGGATTGAACATCCTTGCTGCCTGGTCACCAGCGGTTGGAAAATTGCAATTCAACATTCTCTCTGGGACTTCCATGTCTTGCCCACATGTAACAGGAATTGCTACCTTGATCAAAGCTGTTCATCCTTCATGGTCTCCATCTGCTATTAAATCTGCCATCATGACAACTG CTACTACTCTGGATAAGCATCACAAACCAATCATAGTGGATTCTGAAGGAAGAAGGGGTAATGCATTTGATTATGGGTCTGGATTTGTGAACCCAACGAGAGTCCTTGATCCAGGTCTTGTCTATGACGCTCATCCGAGGGATTATATTTCATTCCTCTGTTCGATTGGTTATGATAAGAAGTCATTGCATTTGATCACAAGAGACAACAGCACATGCCATGAAACATTATTCAGAACACCGTCTGCCCTGAACTATCCTTCTATCACAGTGCCCAATCTCAATGACAACTTCTCAGTGACTCGAACTGTGACAAATGTTGGGAAACCAAAAAGTATTTATAAAGCTGTAGTTTCTTCTCCCATTGGAATTAATGTCACTGTTGTACCAAACCGATTAATCTTCAACCACTTTGGCCAGAAGATCAAGTTCAGTGTAAATTTCAAGGtggctgctgctgctgctgctaaATCAAAAGGCTATGCTTTTGGGTCCTTATCATggagaaacaaaaaatcacagGTTACCAGCCCTCTGGTTGTCCGGGTTGCACCCTCCAACATGGGATTGATGAGATAA